In Natrinema sp. SYSU A 869, the following proteins share a genomic window:
- a CDS encoding ParA family protein has translation MITVVVYSESGGTFKTTTTANLAVSLERMGLDVCVIDLDPQEGNLTSQFDVGEHRSDPEADNLVKHILEMPDGEFADLIETSDEGVDVIPSHDMLGDFTSNLEQKIAYETGMKNMSKEEFPRYELLYDLLWNEQQLNEEYDAVLIDPNARAEDLLYNSIYAMRTLVAPVKPAGKGNLSLEGLDELVGNMEARLDIEVGLSCVVPSGVGQTNAHQQYSKQFKNTDEFATPVAIPDRESLMDTMWEARGSAYKVIEERWKTFEEDGEMVSEPGQRRIRDRELETASDIYELAAFIATETFGVEIDSELTLDIADYGERSFDVSDDTETEVTAR, from the coding sequence ATGATAACTGTCGTCGTGTACTCAGAATCGGGTGGCACCTTCAAAACCACTACAACCGCAAATCTCGCTGTCAGCTTAGAACGGATGGGGCTGGACGTCTGCGTGATTGATCTCGACCCCCAGGAGGGGAACCTGACGAGCCAATTCGATGTGGGGGAACACCGAAGTGATCCAGAAGCCGACAATCTGGTCAAACATATCCTTGAAATGCCTGATGGCGAGTTCGCCGATCTCATTGAAACGTCGGATGAAGGCGTCGACGTGATCCCGAGTCACGATATGCTCGGTGATTTCACCTCGAATCTCGAGCAAAAGATCGCCTACGAAACGGGTATGAAAAACATGAGCAAAGAGGAGTTCCCGCGGTATGAACTCCTCTACGATCTGCTGTGGAACGAACAGCAACTCAATGAAGAATACGACGCCGTCCTCATCGACCCGAACGCTCGAGCGGAAGACCTGTTGTATAACTCTATCTATGCCATGCGAACGCTGGTAGCGCCGGTGAAACCAGCCGGAAAAGGAAACCTGAGCCTCGAGGGGCTCGACGAATTGGTCGGAAATATGGAGGCTCGGTTAGATATCGAGGTCGGTCTTTCATGTGTTGTCCCATCCGGTGTTGGCCAGACGAACGCACACCAACAGTACTCCAAACAGTTCAAGAATACTGATGAGTTCGCAACACCGGTCGCGATCCCTGATCGGGAGAGCTTGATGGATACGATGTGGGAAGCACGGGGTTCCGCGTACAAGGTGATCGAGGAACGCTGGAAGACGTTCGAAGAAGACGGCGAAATGGTTAGCGAGCCCGGACAGCGTCGGATTCGGGACCGCGAACTCGAAACCGCATCTGATATCTATGAACTGGCCGCGTTCATAGCGACTGAGACCTTTGGTGTCGAAATCGACTCAGAACTGACACTCGATATCGCCGACTACGGTGAGCGATCCTTCGATGTTAGTGATGATACTGAAACGGAGGTGACTGCGCGATGA